One region of Microbacterium sp. M28 genomic DNA includes:
- a CDS encoding DEAD/DEAH box helicase produces the protein MSSPADRYAAARAAADSPETAAFASRQAFDLDPFQLAGCHALERGRSVLVAAPTGAGKTIVGEFAIHLAMQTPNQKAFYTTPMKALSNQKFRELVEVYGADQVGLLTGDTNINGNARIVVMTTEVLRNMLYADSSALTDLRYVVMDEVHYLADRFRGPVWEEVILHLPASVRLVSLSATVSNAEEFGDWLDTVRGDTEVIVSEIRPVPLEQHVLVRDDLLPLFDDRAGIATAQVNQELLRIRSFTGSRYDSNRQAQSYASNRHAGRQAQRPPRGGKRPVRAANARRIERMDRPDVVDLLARSNLLPAIFFIFSRVGCDAAVQQVSRSGIRLTSHEERTEIRAIVEERTRSLQDEDLGVLGFWEWRENLERGVAAHHAGLLPAFKEIVEELFRLKLVKVVFATETLALGINMPARTVVLEKMEKFNGEARVAITSGEYTQLTGRAGRRGIDVEGHAVVQWTEGMDPQAVAALASRRTYPLNSSFRPTYNMAVNLVDRFGRARAREILESSFAQFQADRAVVSLAREVREAEASLAGYLSAMECEHGDFADYAAIRRELSDLEKKHRQDAHGPRSARDKRVKKIESLRRRMQRHGCHRCPDREKHARWGERYYKLKRDTDRKRRQIETRTGTVARIFDRVLDVLAALEYVSGSGDELVLTDAGRTMRRIYGERDLLVAESLRQGLWKGLDAPSLAAMACCLVYEPRRDEANSGERGLPRGAFRAAYERTTDLWAQLDDLERDHHLPGSEPLAAGLAGAMHAWARGRMLDRVLVDADMAAGDFVRWAKQTIDLLDQLSIVADDIEVARTARQALDGVRRGIVAYSGI, from the coding sequence ATGAGCTCGCCGGCCGACCGGTACGCGGCTGCCCGCGCGGCGGCCGACTCCCCGGAGACGGCCGCCTTCGCGTCGCGTCAGGCGTTCGATCTCGACCCGTTCCAGCTCGCGGGCTGCCACGCCCTCGAGCGCGGACGCAGCGTCCTGGTGGCGGCGCCCACCGGAGCCGGCAAGACCATCGTCGGCGAGTTCGCGATCCACCTCGCGATGCAGACCCCCAACCAGAAGGCGTTCTACACCACGCCGATGAAGGCGCTGTCGAACCAGAAGTTCCGAGAGCTCGTCGAAGTGTACGGCGCCGATCAGGTAGGTCTGCTCACCGGCGACACGAACATCAACGGCAACGCGCGCATCGTCGTGATGACGACCGAAGTGCTCCGCAACATGCTCTATGCGGATTCGTCGGCACTGACCGATCTCCGCTACGTCGTGATGGACGAGGTGCACTATCTCGCCGACCGCTTCCGCGGCCCGGTCTGGGAAGAGGTCATCCTGCACCTGCCGGCATCCGTCCGGCTCGTGTCGCTCAGCGCGACCGTCTCGAACGCGGAGGAGTTCGGCGACTGGCTGGACACGGTCCGCGGCGACACCGAGGTCATCGTCTCCGAGATCCGTCCGGTTCCGCTCGAACAGCACGTGCTGGTGCGCGACGATCTGCTGCCGCTGTTCGATGACCGCGCCGGCATCGCGACGGCACAGGTGAATCAAGAGCTGCTGCGCATCCGCTCGTTCACCGGCTCCCGATACGACAGCAACCGCCAGGCGCAGAGCTACGCCAGCAATCGGCACGCCGGGCGGCAGGCGCAGCGTCCGCCGCGGGGCGGCAAGCGCCCCGTGCGCGCCGCCAACGCGCGCCGTATCGAGCGGATGGACCGGCCGGACGTCGTCGACCTGCTGGCGCGCTCGAACCTGCTTCCGGCGATCTTCTTCATCTTCAGCCGCGTCGGCTGCGACGCCGCCGTGCAGCAGGTCAGCCGATCCGGCATCCGGCTGACCTCGCACGAGGAGCGCACGGAGATCCGCGCGATCGTCGAGGAGCGCACACGGTCGCTGCAGGACGAGGACCTCGGAGTGCTGGGATTCTGGGAGTGGCGCGAGAACCTCGAACGCGGCGTCGCGGCGCACCATGCGGGACTCCTGCCGGCCTTCAAGGAGATCGTCGAGGAGCTGTTCCGGCTCAAACTCGTCAAAGTCGTGTTCGCGACCGAGACGCTGGCGCTCGGCATCAACATGCCCGCTCGCACGGTCGTCCTCGAGAAGATGGAGAAGTTCAACGGCGAGGCCAGGGTCGCGATCACGTCCGGCGAGTACACGCAGCTCACCGGCAGGGCCGGCCGGCGCGGCATCGACGTCGAGGGCCACGCCGTGGTGCAGTGGACCGAGGGCATGGACCCGCAGGCCGTCGCCGCGCTCGCGTCGCGGCGCACCTACCCCTTGAACTCCAGCTTCCGTCCGACCTACAACATGGCGGTCAATCTGGTCGACCGATTCGGGCGTGCGCGGGCGAGAGAGATCCTGGAGAGCTCCTTCGCCCAGTTCCAGGCCGATCGCGCGGTCGTCTCGCTGGCACGCGAGGTGCGCGAGGCCGAGGCATCCCTGGCGGGCTACCTGTCGGCGATGGAATGCGAGCACGGCGATTTCGCGGATTACGCGGCGATCCGGCGCGAGCTCAGCGACCTGGAGAAGAAGCATCGTCAGGACGCGCACGGGCCGAGGTCGGCGCGCGACAAGCGCGTGAAGAAGATCGAGAGCCTTCGGCGGCGGATGCAGCGCCATGGATGCCATCGGTGCCCCGATCGCGAGAAGCACGCACGGTGGGGCGAGCGCTACTACAAGCTCAAGCGCGACACCGATCGGAAGCGGCGTCAGATCGAGACGCGCACCGGTACAGTGGCGCGGATCTTCGACCGCGTCCTCGACGTGCTCGCCGCACTCGAGTACGTCTCGGGCTCGGGCGACGAGCTCGTCCTCACGGATGCCGGTCGCACCATGCGGCGCATCTACGGGGAACGCGACCTCCTCGTCGCCGAGAGTCTGCGTCAGGGGCTCTGGAAGGGCCTCGATGCTCCGTCGCTCGCCGCGATGGCGTGCTGCCTGGTGTACGAGCCGCGTCGTGACGAGGCGAACTCGGGGGAGCGAGGTCTGCCCCGCGGAGCATTCCGCGCCGCATACGAGCGGACCACCGATCTTTGGGCGCAGCTCGACGATCTGGAGCGCGACCACCATCTGCCCGGCTCGGAGCCGCTCGCGGCCGGACTCGCGGGTGCGATGCACGCGTGGGCGCGCGGCCGGATGCTCGACCGCGTCCTGGTCGACGCCGACATGGCGGCGGGCGACTTCGTGCGCTGGGCCAAGCAGACGATCGATCTGCTCGATCAGCTCTCGATCGTCGCGGATGACATCGAGGTCGCACGCACCGCACGACAGGCCCTCGACGGCGTCCGCCGCGGCATCGTGGCCTACTCGGGGATCTGA